A genomic window from Periophthalmus magnuspinnatus isolate fPerMag1 chromosome 16, fPerMag1.2.pri, whole genome shotgun sequence includes:
- the cmtm8b gene encoding CKLF-like MARVEL transmembrane domain-containing protein 8b, whose translation MDGAAVGSTWRSPVPPQNSISTLAFNQPVIMTPKGLLLIAEILFGLLVWILIGGTDYFHLLAICWVMFVAILCWIVTLSLFIMYLTAVPARAPHIPWTTVSLCINASATGLYLIAAVVNTAAVNETTRGRHNFKCWSASACFAFLTTLSYACSSYLSYQDWRSPQEGNPQ comes from the exons ATGGACGGGGCAGCTGTGGGATCCACCTGGAGGAGTCCAGTACCCCCCCAAAACAGCATCTCCACTTTGGCTTTTAACCAACCTGTCATCATGACCCCCAAGGGATTGCTTCTGATTGCTGAAATC CTCTTCGGGCTCCTGGTGTGGATCCTGATTGGAGGTACAGATTATTTCCACCTGCTGGCTATCTGCTGGGTGATGTTTGTCGCCATCTTGTGTTGGATTGTCACCCTCAGTCTGTTTATCATGTACTTGACTGCAGTCCCAGCCAGAGCTCCACACATCCCCTGGACTACAGTG TCCCTCTGTATAAACGCTTCTGCCACGGGCTTGTACTTGATAGCAGCAGTGGTAAATACTGCTGCAGTGAATGAGACCACGAGAGGGCGCCACAACTTCAAATGTTGGTCTGCATCAGCT TGTTTTGCCTTTCTCACCACTCTGTCCTACGCCTGCAGCAGTTACCTGAGCTACCAAGACTGGAGAAGCCCACAAGAG GGCAATCCTCAGTGA
- the LOC117384439 gene encoding nuclear receptor coactivator 7 isoform X2 has product MKLQLDNIKVLYYAKGTVEPYVEIITVKEPKRRLSLSSFEDSDYQEDLEDSLPVLSHQSQLLDNLHLEKIAAHLPVRTQGYPWQLVYSITIHGSSLKTLYRNMAGLDSPVLLVIRDMHKKVFGAFSSDPFKISHSCYGTGETFLFSFNPDFQLYKWTGENSYFVSGNLESLQIGGGGGCFGLWLDADLYHGSSFSCPTFDNAPLSTHEDFIVQELEVWTVQR; this is encoded by the exons ATGAAGCTGCAGTTAGACAAtataaaggttttatattatgcTAAGGGCACAGTTGAGCCATATGTGGAG ATCATCACAGTAAAGGAGCCCAAGAGGCGTCTAAGTCTGAGCAGCTTTGAGGACTCGGATTACCAGGAGGATTTGGAggattcacttcctgttttgagtCATCAAAGTCAACTGCTAGACAATCTCCACCTGGAAAAG ATTGCAGCTCATTTACCAGTCAGAACCCAAGGCTACCCATGGCAGTTGGTCTACAGCATCACGATACATGGGAGCAGCCTGAAAACTCTGTACAGGAACATGGCAGGTCTGGACAGCCCCGTGCTCCTCGTAATCAGAGACATGCACAAAAAG GTGTTTGGTGCTTTCAGCTCAGACCCCTTCAAAATCAGTCACAGTTGCTATGGGACAGGAGAaacttttcttttcagtttCAACCCTGATTTccag CTGTACAAGTGGACTGGCGAAAATTCATACTTTGTCAGTGGCAATTTGGAGTCTTTGCAGATTGGTGGAGGAGG TGGCTGCTTTGGTTTGTGGTTGGATGCAGATCTGTATCATGGCTCGAGCTTCTCTTGCCCTACTTTCGATAACGCTCCACTTTCCACTCACGAAGACTTCATTGTACAGGAACTGGAGGTGTGGACTGTTCAGAGATGA
- the hint3 gene encoding histidine triad nucleotide-binding protein 3, whose amino-acid sequence MAESSQNDIPKSNPAASGEYDKKCIFCKIVNKEMGTELLHCDEEISCFKDIRPAAPHHYLVVPNKHVGNCKSLTKEHVPLVKQMVELGKDMLEKNNITNLSDVRFGFHWPPFCSVTHLHLHVLAPVSQMGYMSRLIYKLNSYWFITADQLIEMLNSKEETN is encoded by the exons ATGGCTGAATCTTCTCAAAATGATATTCCCAAATCTAATCCTGCTGCTTCCGGGGAATATGacaagaaatgtattttttgcaaGATAGTAAACAAGGAAATGGGGACGGAGCTACTGCACTGT GATGAAGAAATAAGCTGTTTTAAAGACATCAGACCTGCAGCGCCACATCATTACCTAGTGGTGCCGAATAAACATGTTGGCAACTGCAAGTCTCTCACCAAAGAGCATGTACCTTTAG TAAAGCAAATGGTTGAATTAGGAAAGGACAtgttggaaaaaaataacattacaaacCTCAGTGACGTAAG GTTTGGTTTCCATTGGCCTCCATTCTGTTCAGTCACGCACCTGCACCTTCATGTCCTGGCCCCTGTCAGTCAGATGGGCTACATGTCTCGTCTCATCTACAAACTCAACTCTTACTGGTTTATAACA GCAGATCAACTGATAGAGATGCTAAACTCAAAGGAAGAGACAAACTGA
- the LOC117384439 gene encoding nuclear receptor coactivator 7 isoform X1: MGVAYSVGEVDHLYTFFSQWSPDFTTKCNKMNKKPRSKTYLIREKNHNHYLFVEQDKAAMIDKLLRDSGNPAARNWIITVKEPKRRLSLSSFEDSDYQEDLEDSLPVLSHQSQLLDNLHLEKIAAHLPVRTQGYPWQLVYSITIHGSSLKTLYRNMAGLDSPVLLVIRDMHKKVFGAFSSDPFKISHSCYGTGETFLFSFNPDFQLYKWTGENSYFVSGNLESLQIGGGGGCFGLWLDADLYHGSSFSCPTFDNAPLSTHEDFIVQELEVWTVQR, encoded by the exons ATGGGAGTTGCCTACAGTGTCGGAGA GGTGGACCACCTTTATACTTTCTTCTCACAGTGGTCTCCAGACTTCACAACGAAATGCAATAAGATGAACAAGAAGCCTCGCTCTAAAACCTACCTAATCCGAGAGAAGAATCACAACCACTATTTGTTTGTAGAGCAAGACAAAGCTGCTATGATTGACAAGTTACTGAGAGACTCTGGGAATCCTGCTGCAAGAAACTGG ATCATCACAGTAAAGGAGCCCAAGAGGCGTCTAAGTCTGAGCAGCTTTGAGGACTCGGATTACCAGGAGGATTTGGAggattcacttcctgttttgagtCATCAAAGTCAACTGCTAGACAATCTCCACCTGGAAAAG ATTGCAGCTCATTTACCAGTCAGAACCCAAGGCTACCCATGGCAGTTGGTCTACAGCATCACGATACATGGGAGCAGCCTGAAAACTCTGTACAGGAACATGGCAGGTCTGGACAGCCCCGTGCTCCTCGTAATCAGAGACATGCACAAAAAG GTGTTTGGTGCTTTCAGCTCAGACCCCTTCAAAATCAGTCACAGTTGCTATGGGACAGGAGAaacttttcttttcagtttCAACCCTGATTTccag CTGTACAAGTGGACTGGCGAAAATTCATACTTTGTCAGTGGCAATTTGGAGTCTTTGCAGATTGGTGGAGGAGG TGGCTGCTTTGGTTTGTGGTTGGATGCAGATCTGTATCATGGCTCGAGCTTCTCTTGCCCTACTTTCGATAACGCTCCACTTTCCACTCACGAAGACTTCATTGTACAGGAACTGGAGGTGTGGACTGTTCAGAGATGA